One stretch of Manis pentadactyla isolate mManPen7 chromosome 10, mManPen7.hap1, whole genome shotgun sequence DNA includes these proteins:
- the ARHGAP9 gene encoding rho GTPase-activating protein 9 isoform X1: MLSGQWWPSTWESLGLGPQSPSQGSWLRALYAFTYAGGDGQQVSLAEGDRFLLLQKTNSDWWLARRLGAPSVSPPIFVPAAFMMEESIPSQSPTTTSPSQSLWTHGPKLFPGSLKELHLSQECLSRAQVMSEQPPPLPPKMCRSVNVTNLRPTLLKPFQEGPSGRSFSQEDLLTEASDNVGMVFPVSCLDSSGHQQVGSREVRPQPLMSELPVYCNLVDLRRCPRSPPPSPACPPLQRLDAWEQHLDLNSGRCYYINSLTGSKSWKPPRHTRTREMIPGSMEGAQTLNRDNSILQPQAKASESDTGTRELLGPQGSPCLHQLASQLNPSDQPSALQPPRPLPQVLDDPHEVEKSGPLNVTKIAQGGRKLRKNWGPSWVVLAGNSLVFYREPPPTAPSSVWGPAGSRPESSVDLRGAAVAHGRHLSSRRNVLHIRTVPGHEFLLQSDQETELRAWHRALRAVIERLDRENPLELRLSGSGPAELGELSAEEDEEEEAGPVSKPLLRLGGGSRRGSGRCPEGTEQNRVRNKLKRLIAKRPPLQSLQERGLLRDQVFGCQLESLCQREGDTVPSFVRLCIAAVDKRGLDVDGIYRVSGNLAVVQKLRFLVDRERAVTSDGRYMFPEQPGQEGRLDLDSAEWDDIHVVTGALKLFLRELPQPLVPPLLLPRFRAALALSESEQRLSQIQELIDSMPKPNHDTLWYLLEHLRRVIAHSDKNRMTPHNLGIVFGPTLFRPEQETADPAAHALYPGQLVQLLLTNFDSLFP, from the exons ATGCTGTCAGGCCAGTGGTGGCCAAGTACCTGGGAGAGCCTAGGGCTGGGACCCCAAAGCCCTTCTCAGGGATCCTGGCTCCGTGCCCTCTATGCCTTCACTTACGCTGGAGGAGATGGCCAGCAGGTGTCTCTGGCTGAAGGGGACAGGTTCCTACTGCTTCAGAAGACCAACTCAGACTGGTGGTTAGCAAGGCGCCTGGGAGCACCCTCTGTCTCTCCACCCATCTTTGTCCCAGCTGCCTTCATGATGGAGGAATCCATCCCTTCCCAGAGCCCAACCACCACCAGCCCCAGCCAATCCCTCTGGACTCATG GGCCAAAGTTGTTTCCTGGCTCCCTGAAGGAGCTGCACCTGTCTCAGGAATGCCTGAGCAGAGCCCAGGTTATGTCTGAgcagcctcctcctcttccccccaAAATGTGTAGAAGTGTCAATGTTACCAATTTGAGGCCTACCCTCCTGAAGCCCTTCCAGGAAGGACCAAGTGGAAGATCTTTCTCTCAGGAAGACTTGCTGACAGAGGCCAGTGACAATGTG GGTATGGTGTTTCCTGTGTCCTGTCTTGACAGCTCAGGTCACCAGCAAGTCGGCTCTAGAGAG GTAAGACCCCAGCCCCTCATGTCAGAGCTTCCTGTGTACTGCAACCTGGTGGACCTTCGCCGTTGTCCCCGGTCCCCACCCCCAAGCCCTGCATGCCCCCCGTTGCAGAGGCTGGACGCCTGGGAGCAGCACTTGGATCTCAACTCCGGACGCTGCTACTACATAAATTCGCTGACTGGCTCCAAGTCCTGGAAGCCCCCACGCCACACTCGCACTCGAGAGATG ATCCCTGGCTCCATGGAGGGGGCACAGACCCTGAATAGGGACAACAGTATCCTGCAACCTCAGGCAAAGGCCTCAGAATCTGACACAGGGACCCGAGAACTGCTTGGCCCCCAG GGTTCACCCTGCCTCCACCAACTCGCCTCCCAGCTCAACCCCTCAGACCAGCCTTCAGCGTTGCAGCCCCCTCGACCTCTGCCACAGGTTCTGGACGATCCCCAC GAGGTAGAAAAGTCGGGCCCACTCAACGTGACTAAGATCGCCCAGGGGGGACGCAAACTCAG GAAGAACTGGGGCCCATCTTGGGTGGTATTAGCAGGTAACAGCCTGGTGTTCTACCGAGAGCCTCCACCGACTGCGCCCTCCTCAGtttgg GGACCAGCGGGTAGCCGACCCGAAAGCAGCGTGGACCTGCGAGGGGCGGCCGTGGCCCACGGCCGCCACCTGTCCAGCCGCCGCAATGTCCTGCAC ATCCGCACGGTCCCTGGTCACGAGTTCCTGTTGCAGTCAGACCAGGAGACCGAGCTGCGAGCCTGGCATCGGGCGCTGCGGGCGGTCATCGAGCGCCTG GATCGGGAGAACCCGCTGGAGCTGCGCCTGTCAGGCTCGGGACCCGCGGAGCTGGGGGAGCTGAGCGCCGAGGAGGACGAGGAAGAGGAGGCGGGGCCGGTGTCCAAGCCACTGCTGCGGCTCGGCGGTGGCAGCCGCCGGGGCTCCG GTCGGTGTCCCGAAGGAACTGAGCAGAACCGCGTGCGAAACAAACTAAAACGACTTATTGCAAAGAGACCGCCCTTGCAAAGCCTGCAGGAGCGGGGTCTGCTGCGAG ACCAGGTGTTCGGCTGCCAGTTGGAATCACTGTGTCAACGGGAAGGGGACACCGTGCCCAGCTTTGTTCGGCTTTGCATTGCTGCTGTGGATAAGAGAG GTCTAGATGTGGATGGCATTTACCGAGTGAGTGGGAACTTGGCAGTGGTCCAGAAGCTTCGCTTTCTAGTAGACAGAG AGCGGGCAGTGACCTCTGATGGGAGGTATATGTTCCCAGAACAGCCAGGACAAG aaggcCGATTAGATTTGGACAGTGCTGAGTGGGACGACATTCACGTGGTCACTGGAGCCCTGAAGCTTTTTCTTAGGGAGCTACCCCAGCCTCTGGTGCCCCCACTGCTGCTTCCCCGTTTTCGTGCTGCCCTTG CACTCTCCGAGTCAGAACAGCGCCTCTCTCAAATACAAGAATTAATAGACTCCATGCCAAAGCCCAACCATGACACTCTGTGGTACCTCCTGGAGCATTTACGCAG GGTGATAGCACACTCCGATAAGAACCGCATGACTCCCCACAACCTGGGAATCGTGTTTGGACCAACCCTATTTCGGCCAGAGCAGGAGACTGCTGACCCGGCAGCCCATGCTCTCTACCCTGGGCAGCTGGTCCAGCTGCTGCTCACCAACTTCGATAGCCTCTTCccctga
- the ARHGAP9 gene encoding rho GTPase-activating protein 9 isoform X2, giving the protein MLSGQWWPSTWESLGLGPQSPSQGSWLRALYAFTYAGGDGQQVSLAEGDRFLLLQKTNSDWWLARRLGAPSVSPPIFVPAAFMMEESIPSQSPTTTSPSQSLWTHGPKLFPGSLKELHLSQECLSRAQVMSEQPPPLPPKMCRSVNVTNLRPTLLKPFQEGPSGRSFSQEDLLTEASDNVGMVFPVSCLDSSGHQQVGSREVRPQPLMSELPVYCNLVDLRRCPRSPPPSPACPPLQRLDAWEQHLDLNSGRCYYINSLTGSKSWKPPRHTRTREMIPGSMEGAQTLNRDNSILQPQAKASESDTGTRELLGPQGSPCLHQLASQLNPSDQPSALQPPRPLPQVLDDPHEVEKSGPLNVTKIAQGGRKLRKNWGPSWVVLAGNSLVFYREPPPTAPSSVWGPAGSRPESSVDLRGAAVAHGRHLSSRRNVLHIRTVPGHEFLLQSDQETELRAWHRALRAVIERLDRENPLELRLSGSGPAELGELSAEEDEEEEAGPVSKPLLRLGGGSRRGSGRCPEGTEQNRVRNKLKRLIAKRPPLQSLQERGLLRGLDVDGIYRVSGNLAVVQKLRFLVDRERAVTSDGRYMFPEQPGQEGRLDLDSAEWDDIHVVTGALKLFLRELPQPLVPPLLLPRFRAALALSESEQRLSQIQELIDSMPKPNHDTLWYLLEHLRRVIAHSDKNRMTPHNLGIVFGPTLFRPEQETADPAAHALYPGQLVQLLLTNFDSLFP; this is encoded by the exons ATGCTGTCAGGCCAGTGGTGGCCAAGTACCTGGGAGAGCCTAGGGCTGGGACCCCAAAGCCCTTCTCAGGGATCCTGGCTCCGTGCCCTCTATGCCTTCACTTACGCTGGAGGAGATGGCCAGCAGGTGTCTCTGGCTGAAGGGGACAGGTTCCTACTGCTTCAGAAGACCAACTCAGACTGGTGGTTAGCAAGGCGCCTGGGAGCACCCTCTGTCTCTCCACCCATCTTTGTCCCAGCTGCCTTCATGATGGAGGAATCCATCCCTTCCCAGAGCCCAACCACCACCAGCCCCAGCCAATCCCTCTGGACTCATG GGCCAAAGTTGTTTCCTGGCTCCCTGAAGGAGCTGCACCTGTCTCAGGAATGCCTGAGCAGAGCCCAGGTTATGTCTGAgcagcctcctcctcttccccccaAAATGTGTAGAAGTGTCAATGTTACCAATTTGAGGCCTACCCTCCTGAAGCCCTTCCAGGAAGGACCAAGTGGAAGATCTTTCTCTCAGGAAGACTTGCTGACAGAGGCCAGTGACAATGTG GGTATGGTGTTTCCTGTGTCCTGTCTTGACAGCTCAGGTCACCAGCAAGTCGGCTCTAGAGAG GTAAGACCCCAGCCCCTCATGTCAGAGCTTCCTGTGTACTGCAACCTGGTGGACCTTCGCCGTTGTCCCCGGTCCCCACCCCCAAGCCCTGCATGCCCCCCGTTGCAGAGGCTGGACGCCTGGGAGCAGCACTTGGATCTCAACTCCGGACGCTGCTACTACATAAATTCGCTGACTGGCTCCAAGTCCTGGAAGCCCCCACGCCACACTCGCACTCGAGAGATG ATCCCTGGCTCCATGGAGGGGGCACAGACCCTGAATAGGGACAACAGTATCCTGCAACCTCAGGCAAAGGCCTCAGAATCTGACACAGGGACCCGAGAACTGCTTGGCCCCCAG GGTTCACCCTGCCTCCACCAACTCGCCTCCCAGCTCAACCCCTCAGACCAGCCTTCAGCGTTGCAGCCCCCTCGACCTCTGCCACAGGTTCTGGACGATCCCCAC GAGGTAGAAAAGTCGGGCCCACTCAACGTGACTAAGATCGCCCAGGGGGGACGCAAACTCAG GAAGAACTGGGGCCCATCTTGGGTGGTATTAGCAGGTAACAGCCTGGTGTTCTACCGAGAGCCTCCACCGACTGCGCCCTCCTCAGtttgg GGACCAGCGGGTAGCCGACCCGAAAGCAGCGTGGACCTGCGAGGGGCGGCCGTGGCCCACGGCCGCCACCTGTCCAGCCGCCGCAATGTCCTGCAC ATCCGCACGGTCCCTGGTCACGAGTTCCTGTTGCAGTCAGACCAGGAGACCGAGCTGCGAGCCTGGCATCGGGCGCTGCGGGCGGTCATCGAGCGCCTG GATCGGGAGAACCCGCTGGAGCTGCGCCTGTCAGGCTCGGGACCCGCGGAGCTGGGGGAGCTGAGCGCCGAGGAGGACGAGGAAGAGGAGGCGGGGCCGGTGTCCAAGCCACTGCTGCGGCTCGGCGGTGGCAGCCGCCGGGGCTCCG GTCGGTGTCCCGAAGGAACTGAGCAGAACCGCGTGCGAAACAAACTAAAACGACTTATTGCAAAGAGACCGCCCTTGCAAAGCCTGCAGGAGCGGGGTCTGCTGCGAG GTCTAGATGTGGATGGCATTTACCGAGTGAGTGGGAACTTGGCAGTGGTCCAGAAGCTTCGCTTTCTAGTAGACAGAG AGCGGGCAGTGACCTCTGATGGGAGGTATATGTTCCCAGAACAGCCAGGACAAG aaggcCGATTAGATTTGGACAGTGCTGAGTGGGACGACATTCACGTGGTCACTGGAGCCCTGAAGCTTTTTCTTAGGGAGCTACCCCAGCCTCTGGTGCCCCCACTGCTGCTTCCCCGTTTTCGTGCTGCCCTTG CACTCTCCGAGTCAGAACAGCGCCTCTCTCAAATACAAGAATTAATAGACTCCATGCCAAAGCCCAACCATGACACTCTGTGGTACCTCCTGGAGCATTTACGCAG GGTGATAGCACACTCCGATAAGAACCGCATGACTCCCCACAACCTGGGAATCGTGTTTGGACCAACCCTATTTCGGCCAGAGCAGGAGACTGCTGACCCGGCAGCCCATGCTCTCTACCCTGGGCAGCTGGTCCAGCTGCTGCTCACCAACTTCGATAGCCTCTTCccctga